One Schistocerca piceifrons isolate TAMUIC-IGC-003096 chromosome 11, iqSchPice1.1, whole genome shotgun sequence genomic window carries:
- the LOC124719644 gene encoding F-box/LRR-repeat protein 15-like, protein MASTPQAVICDDLLLSIFSFLPIPDLARCAAVCQQWHKIVTGFTHLWKGKRYVSDRSPRESDETRAILSTLPPLQEVIVKQHVNFEVDISYPRMVLSVTSISDLGATRGYQRLTCAYLSTKLDIADSTLSPRSPVDLAALRKLRIVRAIPTLEPDARAEYAVSSALHLCPNLRELSVYVDSMSADCLEGSEGVGRLRTLEIRCPRLKELSFLRHCSAALEELELKGCSDLPSAAYAELRHLGNLQRLRLRDCCVLGDDLEAAVTGLRSLASLQLVDCVFVSDLSFLRHCDRLRELRVEAEDAPVAGLRHLPAGVRSLCLVGDTVTAEDLSELLPRLPLLEELDLCRAELAHLSFLRHCPRLRRLCLEFSTWPDEWELSNLHHLTQLEVLDLRRCAVDADVLSGVMPSLPRLDALLLAHVEDIVHLEFLGCCPQIRKLSLFNAFGWELEAYRELCHLKNLQHLCVSKLVYNFVHELVRPCLPRVKIYCSDRSI, encoded by the coding sequence atggcatcgactCCACAGGCTGTGATTTGTGACGACttactgctttccatattttccttcctgCCGATCCCAGACTTGGCTCGGTGTGCTGCCGTGTGCCAGCAGTGGCACAAAATTGTGACAGGATTTACACACCTGTGGAAGGGGAAGAGGTACGTCAGTGACAGAAGTCCGAGGGAATCTGATGAGACACGTGCAATCTTGAGCACTCTGCCGCCGTTGCAGGAAGTCATCGTCAAGCAGCACGTCAATTTCGAGGTGGACATTTCCTACCCCCGTATGGTTCTGTCGGTGACCAGCATTTCCGACTTGGGAGCCACGCGGGGCTACCAGAGACTGACGTGCGCGTACCTGTCGACTAAACTCGACATCGCGGACAGCACCCTCTCCCCCCGTTCGCCTGTCGACCTGGCGGCGCTCCGCAAGCTGCGGATCGTCAGGGCGATCCCGACACTCGAGCCAGACGCCAGGGCGGAGTACGCGGTCAGTTCCGCTCTGCACCTGTGCCCGAATCTCAGAGAGCTGAGTGTGTACGTAGACTCCATGTCGGCGGACTGCCTGGAAGGTTCGGAAGGGGTCGGCCGGTTGCGGACGCTCGAAATACGGTGCCCCCGCCTGAAAGAACTTTCGTTCCTACGACACTGCTCGGCCGCACTGGAGGAACTGGAACTGAAAGGTTGCTCCGACCTGCCGTCCGCCGCGTACGCGGAGCTCCGGCACCTCGGGAACCTGCAGAGGCTGCGGCTGCGGGACTGCTGCGTGCTGGGAGACGACCTGGAGGCGGCCGTGACGGGTCTGAGGTCCCTCGCGTCCCTGCAGCTGGTCGACTGCGTATTCGTCTCCGACCTGTCCTTCCTGCGTCATTGTGACCGGCTGCGGGAGCTCCGCGTCGAAGCTGAGGACGCGCCGGTCGCGGGCCTGCGACACCTGCCCGCCGGCGTCCGCTCGCTCTGCCTGGTCGGCGACACCGTGACCGCGGAGGACCTGTCCGAGCTGCTGCCGCGCCTGCCGCTGCTCGAGGAGCTGGACCTCTGCCGCGCGGAGCTGGCGCACCTGAGCTTCCTGCGGCACTGCCCTCGGCTGCGCCGCCTCTGCCTCGAGTTCTCGACGTGGCCCGACGAGTGGGAGCTGTCGAACCTGCACCACTTGACGCAGCTCGAAGTCCTGGACCTGAGGAGGTGCGCGGTCGACGCCGACGTTCTCTCCGGAGTTATGCCGTCACTGCCGCGACTGGACGCTCTGTTGCTGGCTCACGTGGAGGACATAGTCCACTTGGAGTTCCTCGGGTGCTGCCCGCAGATTCGTAAATTGTCACTTTTTAATGCCTTCGGATGGGAGTTGGAGGCCTACCGGGAACTGTGCCACCTGAAAAACCTGCAGCACTTGTGTGTCAGCAAATTAGTGTACAACTTTGTCCACGAGCTCGTCCGACCGTGCCTGCCGCGAGTAAAAATTTATTGCTCAGATCGGTCTATTTAA